In one Chlamydia sp. BM-2023 genomic region, the following are encoded:
- the plsX gene encoding phosphate acyltransferase PlsX has product MKVQIGIDLMGGDHSPLVIWEVLIDVLQSRTTNAQVSFTAFASKEVKEQILNSGKYEDYPEIIASEGFVTMEDSPLAAIRKKSSSMALGLDYLKEDRIDGFISTGNTAALITLSRTKIPVFPKVHRPALLVRLPTMRGCAVILDVGANISVKPEEMVDFARMGLAYRQCLGRVELPTIGLLNIGSEERKGTEAHRQTFRMLRETFGEAFLGNIESGDVFSGSVDIVVADGFTGNIFLKTAEGVFDFLRQILGDRLETDVKRQLDYTIYPGSMVCGLSKLVIKCHGKACGRSLFNGISGSVDLAQARVCQRILSSLS; this is encoded by the coding sequence ATGAAAGTGCAAATTGGCATAGATCTAATGGGAGGCGATCACTCACCTCTCGTTATTTGGGAAGTGCTGATCGATGTACTGCAGTCTAGGACTACAAATGCACAGGTTTCTTTTACTGCTTTTGCTTCAAAAGAAGTAAAAGAACAAATTCTTAATAGCGGCAAATATGAGGATTATCCGGAGATAATTGCTTCGGAAGGCTTCGTTACTATGGAAGACTCTCCTCTAGCCGCTATTCGCAAAAAGTCTTCTTCCATGGCTTTAGGCCTAGACTATCTTAAAGAAGATAGAATTGATGGATTTATCTCTACTGGCAATACTGCCGCGTTAATTACCCTGTCTCGGACAAAAATTCCTGTATTTCCCAAGGTGCATCGTCCTGCATTACTTGTTCGCCTGCCTACTATGCGTGGTTGTGCGGTTATATTGGATGTCGGAGCTAACATTTCGGTTAAACCAGAAGAAATGGTAGATTTCGCTCGTATGGGTTTAGCCTACAGGCAATGCCTTGGTAGGGTAGAACTTCCTACTATAGGTTTGTTAAATATTGGTTCCGAGGAACGTAAGGGAACGGAAGCTCATCGACAAACATTCCGTATGCTTCGAGAAACATTTGGAGAGGCATTTTTAGGAAATATCGAAAGTGGAGATGTCTTTAGTGGCTCCGTTGACATTGTTGTGGCAGATGGGTTCACAGGGAATATTTTTTTAAAAACGGCAGAAGGTGTTTTTGATTTTCTGCGTCAAATTTTAGGTGATAGATTAGAGACTGATGTTAAACGTCAGTTAGATTATACGATTTATCCCGGTTCTATGGTGTGTGGGCTGTCTAAACTCGTGATAAAATGTCACGGTAAGGCTTGCGGTCGCTCTTTATTTAATGGCATTTCTGGATCTGTAGATTTAGCTCAAGCACGCGTTTGTCAGCGCATTTTATCTAGCCTCTCATAG
- the rpmF gene encoding 50S ribosomal protein L32 → MAVPRNRHSNARKNIRRSHHAKKARHAAVCNNCKQAFIPHTVCTSCGFYNGKAVMTVEKK, encoded by the coding sequence ATGGCAGTACCACGCAATCGACATAGCAATGCGCGAAAAAATATCCGAAGAAGTCATCATGCGAAGAAAGCACGTCATGCGGCTGTTTGCAACAATTGTAAACAGGCTTTTATTCCTCACACGGTGTGCACTTCTTGTGGTTTTTATAACGGCAAAGCCGTTATGACTGTAGAAAAGAAATAA